From the Aspergillus puulaauensis MK2 DNA, chromosome 1, nearly complete sequence genome, the window CGACAAACGCCCCAGTGAAGCTCCCATGGGCCTGGTGGCCACCACACTCGTCCGACAGAATCGACGCATCAAATACGGGGCCCACTGCCTGGAGCTCTCCGTCTCCCAGTGCATAAAAGAATTGCAGCGTGAGTCCACCCCTGATACTCAATGCCAGTCTAACCTTCCCTTCATTCGGAATTTGAACTGGATCAGGGAACGGCGTATCGAGCTTTCCTTCCGGGTATGATGCTTCAGAGCGAAGGATATTGATCTCCCGCTGGCCGTCTGCATCTGCTGTCACTGCCAGGTAGAAGAAGTTGTACCTGCAGTAGTATGCGACAAGACCGGCGAACTGCCTCTCATCAGAAGGCGTATAGTCAACGACAGTCTCCGCATCGTATGAGAAATGCGTCTGCCGCCGGGCAACAAGCGCCTGCTCGAACCAAGACCCAATCGACTCACGGCCTATCAGCGAGAGACTCCCATCTTCAATAGAAAAGATGCGCTCTGGCTCAGGCGTACGCAGCCACTGAAAGTCCTTATGCAGGGCATCGGTGAAAGTATACCTCTGCTCAGCCCAGTACTCCCCTTCACGGCGAGTCCCAGGGACATCAACATACAACGACGGCACCGGCCCATCCTTCACCCACAACCAGCCCTCATCATCCCAATACACCTCCTGAATAGACGTCTCCCGTCCCAGCACACACCGTCTCCCCTGCCCAACCGGCCTCCCCATCAAATGCACCAGATACGCCTTTCCATCCTCCGTCTCCACCAAATCCCCATGCCCCGCccgctgcagcgccgcaaacGGCGCATCCTTCGAACTCAGGATATGCTTCACAGGATGCGTCTCATACGGACCCCAGAtactcctcgccctcgcaaGCGTACAAGCATGCTGATACGCGGTGCCCCCCTCCGCCGTGAGCAGATAGTACCACCCACCCCGTTTATAAAGATGCGGCCCCtccaccagatccagctccGTGCCTTTAAACAcattcctcctctccccaacCAGTTTCCCAGCCCTCGGATCGAATTCCTGCAGCGCGATTCCGGCGAACGCGCGCGGCCGCCGCCGGTGGTCCCACAGCATATTCACAAACCACTTCCTCCCGTCCTCATCGTGGAATAAACTCGGGTCGAACCCGGACGAGTTGACATGGATTGGATCCGACCAGGGCCCTGTAATCTCTGGAGCCGTGACGATATAATTATGCGAATCCTTAAACGAGCCGTCCTTGCGCGTGACGTATGTGTAAACGAGCCAGAACTGGGTTCCGTCGTGCGAGAGGCAGGGCGCCCAGACGCCGCAGCTGTCTGGGGCGCCGCGCATGTCGAGTTGGCTTGCTCGTGAGAGGGGGCGCGCGATTAGATCCCAGTTTGCGAGGTCGGTGGAGTGGTGGATTTGGACGCCTGGGTACCATTCGAAGGTGGATGTTGCGATGTAGTAGGAGGATTTGACGCGCAGGATGGAGGGGTCGGCGTTGAAGCCTGGGAGGATGGGGTTGCGTACTGGCATGTTGAACAATGGGGATTGAGTATAGAAGATGAATATTGGAATTTAATTGAATTGAAATGAATAATATGAagattggaattggaattgGGGTTGAATTGTGGTGAGGGTTGGTGTTTATAAGGCGGGGCTGCTCCAAGACGGTTATTTGCATTAGCCTAAATTCGCTTGGTTTaggatatattaaagatattttcTATCTACAATAGTAAgttactagattattatagagTTATTAACATGTTGCAGGATTCCTTGAATAAGGCGGCGCATCACCGTCATACACAGGCACTGTACTCGAAGGATGTGCTTGACGATGTTTTCGTTTTGACGAAGATGTCCTGGTCGGCTTTGACAAGAGATGACAGGTTGaggctggaaagaaggtTAGGCGTGTTTGAATGGATATGGTACGCACGTCGAGACAAGGCCCTCAACGGATGGTGGATAGTCCAGGGTTTAGGGCAGGAAGCTGCACGTCCAACAGCGTTTCAATGCTAATTGTCGAACTGAAGAGTTGGCCATCGAACGCTGCAGGATCTCGAGTTATATTAACTTGGAGATATGCACGATAATGCTGAGACCAGCAGTGATTCCAGAGAAGGCAGGACAACCTCAATAGATCCATACTTTTGCTCTTTCAAAGGAGTTATCACGTAGCTGAGAAGATGACGCCTGATGTACCGACACGGCGCAGTGATTCCAGGTTTGCCCTTCAGCAGTCAGTACACCAGACGTAGATGGATACTGAATCTGCATACTCGTATACCCAGGTGGTCGAGGGTAGCACTGTAGCTGAACGGCATAAGGGGGATGAGTATGAGTATTTACCTGCAAGCCCAGCAGCGACCAAGACGATCTGCAGTACATGGGGAAGGGCATTTTACCATTCAATCTAACTGGACACGATTCGCCAGCAGTGCCACTAAAGAACATGAGGCTAAAGTGTCTCGAGGCTCGACAGATGATTGGACAGGATTAAACAGCCAAAAACACTAATGTCTGTTGGGAATAGTTCGCCGTGGAGAGACTGGACAGACCGAAGGGCTCAGCAGGACGCAGCACTTTCCCTGGCAAGTCTTTGAATCAATCCAGTGCAGAGACCGAGGACTACTGACTGAGCGATTTGGACTGTCGAAGTAAATACAGACGTGGGCTGAGCGTGGTGCACTTTAGGCTAGACAGTACCACTCAGCTGGTTATCCAGATTCAGTATCGCTTCTCCATCGATTAATGTAATTCCAATTCCAGTCCAATCAGGCAGCTATGCAGTACTAAGCACGAATACGAGCCCGTGCACGTCCCACTCTTACGGTAGTCGACTTCCAGCTGAGACTTGACATGCACCCTTTTATATAACTGACACCTCCCTCATCCCCTTTCCAAAGTACAGAGTACCGGAAGATACACGATGCCAGGCTTCAACGCCCTCACAAAGGACCATGTCTCCGCAATCCTGGACCAGAACAGCTTCTACCCAGTTGACAAATTCGCCCTGCTCCCCATCGAAATGCGATTCCAGTCATTCGCTGAAACAGGCTCCGCCGGCGATGTGCACTGGAATAACAGCTCGGAAACAACGGCCGCCCTGGAGAAATGGTGTCGCGATGCGTTCGCGCTGATCAAGCCTCCTGGTGGGAGTGGGGATGGCTTGGATGCACACTTCGACAGCCTGGATGCCCACCTTGCAACGCTGATGCTGTGTAGTTTCCAGACGTATAAGCAGGCCATGAGCAAGAGTGAGATTGTTGATCGGGCTTGTGCGCTGCTTGCTAGACTTCCCTCGGATCCACCGGAACTGCCATTCGCGTATGGAGGGCCATGGCCTGCTGAGTATTTTGAGACACCACTACAGCCTGGCCAGGCCGGCCAGGCCGACGAGAGCAAGTCTCAGTATAAGTGGGCAGCCCTCACGGTACTCTCGAAACCGAGCACGAACAGCATCCGGCTCGCCCTGTTCCTGGTAATGGACCGCAGCGTCCCAATTAGCTTCACAAGCCAGTATTCAGACACGATAGCCAGTCTCCTGGACACGGCAACGCGACTGCTGGACGGAAGTCCAAATGAGGAGGACGCACAGGCCTGGTTCGTCATTCAGGCCTTTCTATGGGCAGCGTGGCAGCACACCGTGATGCTGCAGCTGTGGTACGACGGGAGCAAGCAGATGGACGGATACCGGTTCGACAGACACAACGATATGATAGCGAAGCAGATTCCGTCCGTGATGCCTGGACGGCAGACGATTGAAAGGTCACGCCCGGGCTATATGTGCAAGTGGGCGTTTGAGCTTCTCCGGTCCGATCTGAGCTGTGTGCCgcaggatttcagggcgTTCCACGACATCTACCAAAGCCGGTTTGGGGACCGTGGCCCTAGATGCAACCTTGTTTCTCCTGGAGGTGGTTCGAATAGAATCTGCGATGGCAAAGCACCTGGAAACTGCCAGAGATTCGAGTCCGAGGGCGTCCAGATCCAGGGCGCGCACGACTTCAGCTGCCCTAGCCCTGATTTCCCCTGCCACTTGCTGACCTGGGACGAGCAGTCCTATCTCAGCATAACCGGTGGAAAAGCACGAGCCATATCCCTCGAAGACACCGACGACAGTCACATCCGATATACCCCCGTCACCAAGGATACCATGGCAGTCTCCCACGTCTGGAGCCACGGCCAAGGCGGCCGGCCAGAGACCGGCTTCAACAGCTGTCTGCACCGCCGATACAGCGCTCTCGCGAAAACACTCCACTGCACATCGTACTGGATGGACTCGCCCTGCGTGCCAACCGACCGCACCCTCCGCACCGAATGTCTCGGCCAAATCAACTCCATCTTCGAGACCAGCAAAgtcaccctcctcgccgaccGCGACATCATGGaaatccccatccacccacACACCCTGCAAGCCTCCGAAGCAGTCCTGACTGCACTCTCCGTCTGCGACTGGAACGTGCGCGCCTGGACGCTCCTCGAGGGCATGCGCGGACGCGCAAAACTGCATATCCTCTGCAGGGACAACCACGTCATCTCGctcgtcgatatcctcaacgaCGTTCTATCCCAGAGCTGTCTCTCCCTCATCCCGCCCTGTCTCGCCGTGCAGCACTACACGCCTACCCAGCGCACCTTCGACCTCATCTCCGGCGCCGACGCCGCAGAACCCGTATCCATCGAGCAAGCAACCTGCCTCCTGAACCACCGCCACGCGACCAAGGACCGCGACGTGCCCATGATCTGGGCGCTGGTGGCCGGCTCCGCAACAGTCATCAAAGCCGCGGATGAATTCTGGGCAGCGAAGGTAGGGGAGCCGCTTGCGACGGGGTTTCTGGTCTCGGGTTCTCCGCGGATTAAAGCGAGGGGGATGGGATGGGCGCCTGCGCGTCCGAATCTTCTCCCTCCGACGGCGACGGATGAGGGGAAGCAGTATCCGGCGTATGATGGGCAGAATAGTATCCAGGGGATGATTACGAAGGAGGGATTCAGGGCTGAATGGCTTGGTGCTGTGTTGAGgcggcgggggagggggcttCCGGCGTGGATGTTTAGTGTTTACAGctttgcgcaggaggataGTGAACTACATGAGTACTTCCATGTGTATAATAAAGGCGGGAGTGATAGGATGGACATGAAGACGCGGCGGGAGGTTGGGTCGGTTGTGGCGCCGCTGTTTAAGAGCTTTCGCTGGGTTGCGCTGTTGATGCCGTGTCTGAGAGATCGGGGGACGAATGGAGCAGTCGCTCCTCCTATGCCGTTTGAATACCAGGGCGAGTCTGAGAGCCccgtggtggttgttgtggcTTCGAATAACCAgcaggagtgggagtggCAGTTTATATACGAGTGGGAGAGAGACTGCCAGCTGCCTGAGTTTGGAGTGGCGCAGTTTCTCCTTGTTTAACTACTGTAcacttctataattaaatactattatcagcatattattagtatacaGGACAAAGCCTCCCATTATTATTCCACGACACAGGCAACGGATCAGTCGTCTGCACCTCCCAATCCTCCGCGCCCACAGCCGTCAGCGCATAGAACAGTCCCGAGGGGTCGTACTTCTGCTTCAACCTATAAAGGCTGGGATAATTGCTCCCATAGAACGCCTGCTGCAGATCCGGCTCAATCAAGTCCGCCTCGCTCATATAGGCACCCGAGTCCGGCGCAATGGTCCGCAAATTGTCCATCCACCGCGTCACGAATGTGGACGTGTTGTAGACGGTGGACCAGCTTGCGTCTGCGGTCCATTGcccgccgacgatgatgtgGGCGAGGGCGTCGCGCCAGGCGGGCAGGACGGcgttgttggttggtggtgtcatGGCGATTCCGGTGCCTGAGATGTGGAAtccggcgatgaagaggccCTATTCAGTTAGCATGATTCAGGTAACTGGAGAATATTGCTTCTGGTACATTTTTTATGGCATCCTGGTGGGCCGCGAACAGGCTGGCTCGAGAGGTGTCCTCTGTGAATATACTCCGCGGTATCAGACGCGAGGCCGTCTTGACCATTGCCGAGCCGGTGAATTCCTGTGGGAAGGCGGCAACCCAGACATCGTGGCTGGGTTATTAGCGAGACTCTCGTATAGTTATAGAAGGTGATTCATACTAGTTGTCAGCGTGGTTGTACCACGGGGTGTAAGTGATATTCTGACTATCGAGCACGTCGAACCACGGGGCAAGCAGTTTCTTGGTCTGGGCGACTGTCATATTCGGGGCAATGAATGAGTGCATACGGAAGTAGTAGTCTGTTGACCCAGCGTAGTCGGTACCGATCAGGATAGAGGAGGCACCGACGTAGTAGTAGCCGTAAGAGCCGGCGTCGACGAAGCGCTGGAAGTTGTCCAGGTATGCGGAGACACCGGTCCAGAAGGCATCAGCGTTGGGGCAGTCGTTGATTGTGAAGTTGAAAGTGACAGAGGTCGTCTGGATCTGGGGGTGAGCGATGACAGTCAATGAAGTGACGACGCCGATGGtgctgcctcctcctccacgcaGCATCCAGAAGACATCGGGGTTCTTGGTGGCCGATGCGGTGATGAAGCGGCCATTGGCGAGGACGACTATCTCTATTAGTATATTGTATATTATTCAACTGGATAGGAACATACCCTCCATAGACAAGACCTGGTCCGCAGCCAACCCATACATACTAGACAAGGGCGAatggccaccaccagcagtgAAGCCTCCTCCCAGACCAACAGTGACAGCCTCACCACCAACGGTTGTGACgtggttttcttttgcaaACTCATTGGCCTCCCAGACCTGGGTACCTGCGCCGAACTTGATCGCAGGGCCGACATAGCCATTGTCAGCGCGGTACTCGGGGTAGAACTTCTTATCCTTGAGCCAGTGAGTCCAGATAGACAGGGCATCCTTGCCAGCAGCCTTGCCGTTGAAGTCATGGCCTGTATTCTTGACAACCAGACGCAGGTTCAGGCTGCGAGCGAAGTTGACAGccagctggatctgggccaCGTTGGTGACGTTCACAACGTAAGAAGGATAACCACCCATCTTGCAGGTGTCGGTATAGTTGGATCCAGGAGGCATGCAAGTGCGCCCTTCAAAGAGAGGAAGCATGATAGAGGTCGGGTCTCCCATACTACAGAAAATTAGCTAGGCAGCTTATTAGAACAGTAACGTACTGAAGATCCGAGGTGGACCATTGCGCAGTGATCTCGTCGCACTTCTGCGCGTCATACTCAGGCCAGTCAGGATAGCATGCAGCAGCGAGCGGCGCGGCCTTGATCAGACGTCGTCCAAGGAGGAGATCGAAGATCTCCCAGACCAAGTTGCTCGGCCACAGCCAGTCGCCTGGTATGGTCTTGCAGCTGCGCCGGCTTCGCTTTGAAACAGCCGAGTCGGTCTGTGCGTCCCCGAATTTGAACAGATCGGACACCGACTTGTTCTGGATGGCCGCCTCCACTTCGGCCAAGACATCGTCTGTCAATTGCAGCGACTCTCCGGGGAAGTGGGTGTCTGAGGGGGTACCAGTGGCTGCAGCGACCTTCAAGGACGGGGCTGCGAGCTCTGCGGTGGCAGCTGCGGCCAATGCCAGGGTGGCGAGGGCAGAAGAAAGCAGGTTCTTCATCTCTAGGATGTACTCACGCCTCTGCTAATTACAATGCGCCAGGAGTCGCCCGGTTGACGTCGGTTCTTGGATGACCGTGGCAGCAGGATGCAACAGCGGGAGAGGCCTACTCAAATACTTACGAGTGTGGGCCGGAGATGAAGCCTGCCACTTTACTAGTAGTTCTGCTAATTAAATTAGTAGGGGGAAATGAGAATGGCGTGGTCAAGCTGGCGTGGTAACGGCGCACGCACTATTGCGGCCGGCACTTTATATCCCGTGGCGACCAGACTCAGTCAAGCAGAAGCGAGCAGGCAGTCGGAAGAATGCACCGAGCCCTGGAAAGGCCGGAATAGGTGCAGTGGACCAATCTGTGCATGACTCGAGCAAGCGATGCGCTAACAGCTGGTGAGGCACCGGACTGAAACTAGGGCTGCATTGCCTTTGCCCAACTCTCGGGTTAATATACGCAGCCAATAATGCCGTTCCTCTCGTATATTCCAGGCAGGCTTACCCATATCCAAAGTCCAGTGAGTTCTGGACCTGAAATGATAGGACCTGCGGGCCAGCCGGTAAATAGACACTGTAAGCCGAGCAGCCCCGGCTATTAATCTCATTTAATATATTTGGCCCTGGATGAAACCAAGTCCTCTCCGGGAAACCCGATCTTGAGTGCTCCAGTAAGCAGTAAGCCagtcctggtcctggtctgCGTGTCCGGCAGACAGGGTTCGCAGTCTCCTGCAGAACAGATGCAAAGTGCAAAACATCCCTGTTATTTAATCCGTTTTAGAAGAGAAACTCCGTCCTGCAGCTCTAGCCAGGCCAAGGACCAGCTCGTCCAGATGAGGACACTGCAGCATAAAAGAGCCAGAATCCTGCAAACTCTGATTCCTGGGGCCAAATCTGAGAACGAACCATCACAGGCACGATACCACGTATAAATACTACCATAAGTACTACTATAAATACTGCAGTGTATCTGTTGTGAGCACGAACACGATCTCCTCGCCTCGTTCTCTGATCTGCAACGCTGATCATGTCTATGCCGTGAACCGGATCGCCATGGACTCATCGACTTCGGAGGGTCTGCCCCACGATAACttgcaggcgcaggcgatCGGCCTGATCTTCGGCTTTCCTGCCGCTGCGACGGTCGTGGTGCTGCTGCGTGTGTATATCCGGGTCTGGATGCGCTCGTTTGCTGCTGGTATGCCATCTC encodes:
- a CDS encoding glycoside hydrolase family 43 protein (CAZy:GH43;~COG:G;~EggNog:ENOG410PJ38;~InterPro:IPR023296,IPR006710,IPR041542,IPR013320;~PFAM:PF17851,PF04616;~go_function: GO:0004553 - hydrolase activity, hydrolyzing O-glycosyl compounds [Evidence IEA];~go_process: GO:0005975 - carbohydrate metabolic process [Evidence IEA]); the protein is MPVRNPILPGFNADPSILRVKSSYYIATSTFEWYPGVQIHHSTDLANWDLIARPLSRASQLDMRGAPDSCGVWAPCLSHDGTQFWLVYTYVTRKDGSFKDSHNYIVTAPEITGPWSDPIHVNSSGFDPSLFHDEDGRKWFVNMLWDHRRRPRAFAGIALQEFDPRAGKLVGERRNVFKGTELDLVEGPHLYKRGGWYYLLTAEGGTAYQHACTLARARSIWGPYETHPVKHILSSKDAPFAALQRAGHGDLVETEDGKAYLVHLMGRPVGQGRRCVLGRETSIQEVYWDDEGWLWVKDGPVPSLYVDVPGTRREGEYWAEQRYTFTDALHKDFQWLRTPEPERIFSIEDGSLSLIGRESIGSWFEQALVARRQTHFSYDAETVVDYTPSDERQFAGLVAYYCRYNFFYLAVTADADGQREINILRSEASYPEGKLDTPFPDPVQIPNEGKVRLALSIRGGLTLQFFYALGDGELQAVGPVFDASILSDECGGHQAHGSFTGAFVGMACSDVNGTALPAKFDSFVYRPVQDTADRYEV
- a CDS encoding uncharacterized protein (COG:S;~EggNog:ENOG410PV64;~InterPro:IPR016166,IPR012951,IPR006094,IPR036318;~PFAM:PF01565;~SECRETED:SignalP(1-20);~go_function: GO:0016491 - oxidoreductase activity [Evidence IEA];~go_function: GO:0050660 - flavin adenine dinucleotide binding [Evidence IEA];~go_function: GO:0071949 - FAD binding [Evidence IEA];~go_process: GO:0055114 - oxidation-reduction process [Evidence IEA]); this translates as MKNLLSSALATLALAAAATAELAAPSLKVAAATGTPSDTHFPGESLQLTDDVLAEVEAAIQNKSVSDLFKFGDAQTDSAVSKRSRRSCKTIPGDWLWPSNLVWEIFDLLLGRRLIKAAPLAAACYPDWPEYDAQKCDEITAQWSTSDLHMGDPTSIMLPLFEGRTCMPPGSNYTDTCKMGGYPSYVVNVTNVAQIQLAVNFARSLNLRLVVKNTGHDFNGKAAGKDALSIWTHWLKDKKFYPEYRADNGYVGPAIKFGAGTQVWEANEFAKENHVTTVGGEAVTVGLGGGFTAGGGHSPLSSMYGLAADQVLSMEVVLANGRFITASATKNPDVFWMLRGGGGSTIGVVTSLTVIAHPQIQTTSVTFNFTINDCPNADAFWTGVSAYLDNFQRFVDAGSYGYYYVGASSILIGTDYAGSTDYYFRMHSFIAPNMTVAQTKKLLAPWFDVLDSQNITYTPWYNHADNYHDVWVAAFPQEFTGSAMVKTASRLIPRSIFTEDTSRASLFAAHQDAIKNGLFIAGFHISGTGIAMTPPTNNAVLPAWRDALAHIIVGGQWTADASWSTVYNTSTFVTRWMDNLRTIAPDSGAYMSEADLIEPDLQQAFYGSNYPSLYRLKQKYDPSGLFYALTAVGAEDWEVQTTDPLPVSWNNNGRLCPVY
- a CDS encoding HET domain protein (COG:S;~EggNog:ENOG410PKXP); protein product: MPGFNALTKDHVSAILDQNSFYPVDKFALLPIEMRFQSFAETGSAGDVHWNNSSETTAALEKWCRDAFALIKPPGGSGDGLDAHFDSLDAHLATLMLCSFQTYKQAMSKSEIVDRACALLARLPSDPPELPFAYGGPWPAEYFETPLQPGQAGQADESKSQYKWAALTVLSKPSTNSIRLALFLVMDRSVPISFTSQYSDTIASLLDTATRLLDGSPNEEDAQAWFVIQAFLWAAWQHTVMLQLWYDGSKQMDGYRFDRHNDMIAKQIPSVMPGRQTIERSRPGYMCKWAFELLRSDLSCVPQDFRAFHDIYQSRFGDRGPRCNLVSPGGGSNRICDGKAPGNCQRFESEGVQIQGAHDFSCPSPDFPCHLLTWDEQSYLSITGGKARAISLEDTDDSHIRYTPVTKDTMAVSHVWSHGQGGRPETGFNSCLHRRYSALAKTLHCTSYWMDSPCVPTDRTLRTECLGQINSIFETSKVTLLADRDIMEIPIHPHTLQASEAVLTALSVCDWNVRAWTLLEGMRGRAKLHILCRDNHVISLVDILNDVLSQSCLSLIPPCLAVQHYTPTQRTFDLISGADAAEPVSIEQATCLLNHRHATKDRDVPMIWALVAGSATVIKAADEFWAAKVGEPLATGFLVSGSPRIKARGMGWAPARPNLLPPTATDEGKQYPAYDGQNSIQGMITKEGFRAEWLGAVLRRRGRGLPAWMFSVYSFAQEDSELHEYFHVYNKGGSDRMDMKTRREVGSVVAPLFKSFRWVALLMPCLRDRGTNGAVAPPMPFEYQGESESPVVVVVASNNQQEWEWQFIYEWERDCQLPEFGVAQFLLV